From one Pirellulales bacterium genomic stretch:
- a CDS encoding autotransporter outer membrane beta-barrel domain-containing protein, with the protein MLRWAYAGLLKAPPATSFDRRWTAWASGFGGSATANGDPVIGSNNVATSTYGYAGGMDYHSSPDTMLGFSLAGGGTNWNLANALGTGRSDAFLAGIHGITRQGPWYLAGALAFANNWFTTNRIAFSGADSRSLPARASPSSAHRRRAAGALGSQLCLN; encoded by the coding sequence ATGTTGCGCTGGGCCTATGCGGGCTTGCTCAAGGCGCCGCCGGCGACGAGCTTTGATCGGCGCTGGACCGCGTGGGCTTCGGGCTTCGGCGGCAGCGCCACGGCGAATGGCGATCCGGTCATCGGCTCAAACAACGTCGCGACCAGCACCTACGGCTACGCCGGCGGCATGGACTATCACTCCTCGCCTGACACGATGCTCGGCTTTTCGCTTGCCGGGGGTGGTACCAACTGGAACCTCGCAAATGCCCTCGGCACCGGCCGCAGCGACGCATTTCTCGCCGGTATCCACGGCATAACACGGCAAGGTCCGTGGTATCTCGCCGGCGCCCTGGCCTTCGCCAATAACTGGTTCACCACCAACCGAATAGCCTTCTCCGGAGCTGACAGCAGATCCTTACCGGCGCGCGCTTCACCGTCTTCGGCGCACCGACGCCGCGCCGCTGGTGCGCTGGGAAGCCAACTGTGCTTGAATTGA